The Mixta hanseatica genome includes a region encoding these proteins:
- a CDS encoding YdgA family protein, with translation MNKTKIAVGVVVALGVVWTGAAWLTGKQIESHMDQIVQNANAQLNKLAPDSRLKVSYQNYQRGLFSSRTQLVVQASSQTEDNALLKPGQSVVLNETIDHGPFPFAQLKKFNLIPSMASVHSELENTPALKKLFDLTKGQSVIDADTRIGYSGATASAIRLLPLDYQNSETGERYAWNGGTLGIDSDAEGDRVNFDSDIDSVALTVRNEANLPVLFTLNGMRLNGKTWLSPQGVRIGDQHFNLKKLTTAVNGQEAATLEGMDIKTAFDSSGNTVSGQIDYAIDNVTLEKHSFGSGKMTLKLSQFDGQALKTASDNYRSQMQALINQPGIEQDPVRYQEGVRQILAANLPLVLKGDPVVTIAPLSWKNDKGESSFNLAAHFKDPATAQGAAQTSAEALSRMLKTLDGKLVINMPMATEMMKQVAMAEGYQESDANKLAEQQIKGLAAMGQMFRLTQQQDDNIVTSLQFNGAQVTMNGENMPLDGFLSRYMLGAPAAEGLPE, from the coding sequence ATGAACAAGACGAAAATTGCGGTTGGCGTTGTAGTCGCGCTGGGAGTGGTCTGGACGGGCGCGGCCTGGCTGACAGGCAAGCAGATCGAAAGCCACATGGATCAGATAGTGCAAAACGCCAACGCGCAGCTCAACAAACTGGCGCCGGACAGCCGTCTGAAAGTGAGTTACCAGAATTATCAGCGCGGTCTGTTTAGCAGCCGTACGCAGCTGGTGGTGCAGGCCAGTTCGCAAACGGAAGATAATGCGCTGCTGAAGCCTGGCCAGAGCGTCGTGCTGAACGAAACTATCGATCACGGTCCTTTCCCGTTTGCCCAACTGAAAAAGTTTAATCTGATCCCCAGCATGGCCTCGGTGCACAGCGAGCTGGAAAATACCCCCGCGTTGAAGAAGTTGTTTGATCTGACCAAAGGTCAGTCAGTTATCGATGCGGATACACGTATCGGCTACAGCGGGGCAACCGCCTCGGCGATCCGTCTGCTGCCGCTGGATTATCAAAACAGCGAAACCGGCGAACGCTACGCCTGGAACGGCGGCACGCTGGGCATTGACAGCGATGCTGAAGGCGATCGGGTCAATTTTGACTCTGATATCGACAGCGTGGCGCTGACGGTCAGAAACGAGGCGAATCTGCCGGTGCTGTTCACCCTGAACGGCATGCGCCTTAACGGCAAAACCTGGCTCAGCCCGCAGGGCGTGCGTATCGGCGATCAGCATTTCAACCTGAAAAAGTTGACGACGGCGGTTAACGGCCAGGAAGCGGCGACGCTGGAAGGCATGGATATCAAAACGGCCTTTGATTCCAGCGGTAATACCGTCTCCGGCCAGATTGATTACGCTATTGATAACGTCACGCTGGAAAAACACAGCTTTGGTTCCGGCAAAATGACGCTGAAACTGTCGCAGTTTGACGGTCAGGCATTGAAAACCGCTTCCGATAACTATCGCAGCCAAATGCAGGCGTTAATCAATCAGCCTGGCATTGAGCAAGATCCGGTGCGCTATCAGGAAGGCGTGCGTCAGATTCTGGCCGCTAATCTGCCGCTAGTGCTGAAAGGCGATCCGGTGGTCACCATCGCGCCGCTAAGCTGGAAAAATGATAAAGGCGAAAGCAGCTTTAATTTAGCCGCGCACTTCAAAGATCCCGCGACTGCGCAGGGCGCGGCGCAGACATCTGCCGAAGCGCTTAGCCGCATGTTGAAAACGCTGGATGGCAAGCTGGTAATCAATATGCCAATGGCTACCGAAATGATGAAACAGGTCGCCATGGCGGAGGGTTATCAGGAATCGGATGCAAATAAACTGGCTGAGCAGCAGATTAAAGGGCTGGCGGCGATGGGACAGATGTTCCGCCTGACCCAGCAGCAGGACGATAACATCGTTACCAGCCTGCAGTTTAACGGTGCTCAGGTCACCATGAACGGCGAAAACATGCCGCTCGACGGCTTCCTTTCCCGTTATATGCTGGGCGCGCCGGCTGCAGAAGGCCTGCCGGAATAA
- the tus gene encoding DNA replication terminus site-binding protein, protein MSRYDLVEDLRQCADRLDEELNALQHQLSALPLLVGRVFSLPPVAKGAEHEPITQISVTQHLGEEARQLALQHYCRLFIQRQSENISTKAAVRLPGALCFETDEHQHALLHQQVENINQLKARLEQIITVESGLPSEARFEFVHTHLRGLLTLNAYRAITLLDAPDSVRFGWANKHIIKNVTPQEIIEKLEKSLKAGRAQAPWTREQWAEKVQQELIAVQSLPAGARLKIKRPVKVQPIARIWDKEQQKQTQLACPSPLLVLCPHRQQVPVLGELLNYDAENITHRYKPQAEPLWLLIPRLHLYCDRPTGTA, encoded by the coding sequence ATGAGCCGCTACGATTTAGTTGAAGATCTGCGTCAGTGCGCCGACCGGCTGGATGAAGAGCTTAATGCGTTACAACATCAGTTATCCGCGCTGCCGCTGTTAGTTGGTCGTGTGTTCTCATTGCCGCCGGTAGCAAAAGGCGCTGAGCACGAGCCGATTACGCAGATCAGCGTTACCCAGCACCTGGGCGAAGAAGCACGGCAGCTGGCGCTACAGCACTACTGTCGCCTGTTTATCCAGCGTCAGTCCGAGAATATCAGTACTAAAGCGGCGGTTCGTCTGCCTGGCGCGCTCTGTTTTGAGACCGATGAGCATCAGCATGCCCTGCTCCACCAGCAGGTGGAAAACATTAATCAGCTCAAAGCGCGGCTGGAGCAAATCATAACCGTTGAGTCCGGGCTACCAAGCGAAGCGCGCTTTGAGTTTGTGCATACCCATCTGCGTGGCCTGTTAACCCTGAACGCCTACCGCGCCATTACCCTGCTTGATGCGCCGGACAGCGTGCGCTTCGGCTGGGCCAATAAGCATATTATTAAAAATGTTACGCCGCAGGAAATTATCGAGAAGCTGGAAAAAAGCCTGAAGGCGGGACGTGCTCAGGCGCCCTGGACGCGGGAACAGTGGGCGGAGAAAGTACAACAAGAGCTGATCGCGGTACAGTCGCTGCCAGCGGGTGCCCGGCTGAAAATAAAGCGGCCGGTTAAAGTTCAGCCGATTGCGCGTATCTGGGATAAAGAGCAGCAAAAGCAGACGCAGCTGGCCTGCCCTTCACCGCTGCTGGTGCTTTGCCCGCATCGCCAGCAGGTGCCGGTATTAGGCGAGTTGTTAAATTATGATGCGGAGAATATTACCCATCGCTATAAGCCACAGGCGGAACCGCTGTGGCTGTTAATCCCCCGCCTGCATCTTTACTGCGATCGGCCGACAGGCACGGCATAA
- a CDS encoding MFS transporter — protein MPADKAQRVSPAVVNKHLYIKRGTPQFMRVTLALFSAGLATFALLYCVQPILPVLSQEFGVSPAASSISLSVSTALMALGLLVTGPLSDAVGRKPVMVIALLLAAICTLISAAMTSWHGILIMRALIGLSLSGVAAVGMTYLSEEIHPSVIAFSMGLYISGNSIGGMSGRLLSGVITDFSSWRVAVAFIGCFALASALMFWKILPASRHFRPASLKPRSLMINFRLHWRDRGLPLLFAEGFLLMGAFVTLFNYIGYRLLSAPWFLSQAVVGLLSVVYLTGSWSSPKAGAMTARFGRGPVLLFSTALMLSGLLITLFNSLWLIFPGMVLFTAGFFAAHSVASGWIGPRARRAKGQASSLYLFSYYAGSSVAGTLGGLFWHAFGWPGITAFIALMLLLALLVAARLYAKKL, from the coding sequence TTGCCCGCCGACAAAGCTCAGCGCGTCTCGCCCGCTGTTGTAAATAAACACCTTTATATCAAACGCGGTACGCCGCAATTTATGCGCGTAACGCTGGCGCTGTTTTCAGCCGGGCTGGCCACTTTCGCTCTGCTCTATTGCGTTCAGCCTATTCTGCCGGTGCTTTCGCAGGAGTTTGGCGTCTCGCCCGCGGCAAGCAGCATTTCGCTCTCTGTTTCAACCGCGCTTATGGCGCTGGGACTGTTGGTTACCGGCCCGCTTTCCGATGCGGTAGGCCGCAAGCCGGTCATGGTTATTGCGCTACTGCTGGCAGCGATCTGTACGCTGATTTCCGCCGCCATGACCAGCTGGCACGGCATCCTGATTATGCGCGCCCTGATTGGCTTATCGCTGAGCGGCGTAGCCGCGGTGGGTATGACCTATCTGAGCGAAGAAATCCATCCCAGCGTTATCGCCTTTTCGATGGGCCTCTATATTAGCGGTAACTCGATAGGCGGCATGAGCGGCCGCCTGCTAAGCGGCGTGATTACCGACTTCAGCTCCTGGCGCGTGGCGGTGGCTTTTATCGGTTGTTTTGCGCTGGCCTCGGCTCTGATGTTTTGGAAAATCCTGCCCGCGTCGCGTCATTTCCGCCCTGCTTCGTTAAAACCCCGCAGCCTGATGATTAACTTTCGTCTGCATTGGCGCGATCGTGGTTTACCGCTGCTGTTTGCGGAAGGGTTTCTGCTAATGGGCGCGTTCGTTACGCTGTTTAACTATATTGGCTACCGCCTGCTGAGCGCGCCCTGGTTTCTCAGCCAGGCGGTGGTCGGCCTGCTATCAGTCGTTTACCTGACCGGCTCATGGAGTTCGCCGAAAGCTGGCGCGATGACGGCACGCTTTGGGCGCGGACCCGTGCTGCTGTTCTCTACTGCATTGATGCTGAGCGGCCTACTTATCACTCTGTTCAATTCGCTGTGGCTGATTTTCCCCGGGATGGTGCTGTTTACCGCCGGATTTTTTGCTGCCCACTCTGTCGCCAGCGGCTGGATTGGCCCACGCGCGCGGCGTGCTAAAGGCCAGGCCTCATCACTCTATCTGTTTAGCTACTATGCGGGCTCCAGCGTAGCCGGTACGCTGGGCGGCCTATTTTGGCATGCGTTCGGCTGGCCGGGCATTACGGCATTTATCGCGCTCATGCTATTACTGGCGCTGCTTGTCGCCGCCCGTCTCTATGCTAAAAAGCTGTAA
- a CDS encoding DUF1460 domain-containing protein — MKLIASILLIFSVSACTVKPPCPIIDKHTSQRLDALIEQQVIPSQDKPTGEKIAAISQAFLGTPYQADTLIGTDSVPEQLVVNFNGVDCFTLLDYVAALSHASSRNDFFTQLRLTRYHQGQVSFTQRKHFFSDWFSLTPLNARDITDQLNTPTIKVTKQLNLKADGGRYLSGLPVTQRIINYIPANNINKATLNALQTGDYVGIYTPLAGLDVSHTGIIIKKGQQVWLRNASSLKKNNKVVDTPLLSYIKTRPGIVVARPL; from the coding sequence ATGAAATTAATAGCATCGATATTATTAATATTCTCTGTTTCTGCCTGCACGGTTAAGCCGCCTTGTCCGATAATAGATAAACACACTTCGCAACGGCTTGATGCGCTCATTGAACAGCAGGTTATTCCATCGCAGGATAAACCGACAGGCGAGAAAATCGCCGCTATCTCACAGGCTTTTCTCGGCACGCCTTATCAGGCGGATACCCTGATAGGCACCGACAGCGTTCCGGAGCAGCTGGTGGTTAATTTTAACGGCGTTGACTGCTTTACCCTGCTGGATTATGTTGCAGCGCTGAGCCATGCCAGCAGCCGCAACGACTTTTTTACCCAGCTTCGCCTTACGCGCTACCATCAGGGCCAGGTCAGCTTTACCCAGCGCAAACACTTTTTTTCTGACTGGTTTAGCCTGACGCCCCTGAATGCGCGCGATATTACCGACCAGCTAAATACGCCAACGATCAAAGTCACTAAACAGCTTAATTTAAAAGCCGACGGCGGACGTTATTTGTCAGGCCTGCCAGTTACCCAGCGAATTATTAATTATATCCCTGCTAATAATATTAATAAGGCAACATTAAACGCATTACAAACCGGTGACTACGTAGGAATTTATACGCCGTTGGCGGGGCTGGATGTTTCGCATACCGGTATTATTATTAAAAAAGGTCAGCAGGTTTGGTTGCGCAATGCCTCTTCTTTGAAAAAGAATAATAAGGTTGTCGATACCCCGCTGCTCTCTTATATCAAGACGCGGCCAGGCATTGTAGTCGCCCGACCGCTCTAG
- the fumC gene encoding class II fumarate hydratase, translating to MAANRIEKDSMGPIDVPADKLWGAQTQRSLEHFRISTEKMPAELVHALALTKRAAAKVNSDLGLLPQERAQAIIQAADEVLAEKHTAEFPLAIWQTGSGTQTNMNMNEVLANRASEILGGERGMSRLVHPNDDVNKSQSSNDVFPTAMHVAAVIALRENLVPQLNILKQTLQSKAEAFKDIVKIGRTHLQDATPLTLGQEISGWVAMLEHNLKHIEQSVPHIAELALGGTAVGTGLNTHPEYAVRVAEELAALTRQPFVTAPNKFEALATCDALVHAHGALKGLAASLMKIANDVRWLSSGPRCGIGEIAIPENEPGSSIMPGKVNPTQCEAMTMLCCQVMGNDVAINIGGASGNFELNVFRPMVIHNFLQSIRLLADGMDSFNHHCAVGIEPNRDRITQLLNESLMLVTALNTHIGYDKAAEIAKKAHKEGLTLKASALKLGYLSEEEFDAWVRPEEMVGSMKQ from the coding sequence ATGGCAGCCAACCGCATTGAAAAAGATTCAATGGGACCTATTGATGTACCGGCTGATAAACTGTGGGGCGCGCAGACGCAGCGCTCGCTGGAACACTTTCGCATCTCTACAGAAAAAATGCCTGCTGAGCTGGTGCATGCGCTGGCATTAACCAAACGCGCCGCTGCTAAGGTTAACAGCGATCTGGGCCTGCTGCCGCAGGAGAGGGCGCAGGCGATTATTCAGGCGGCGGATGAAGTGCTGGCAGAAAAGCATACCGCTGAATTCCCGCTGGCTATCTGGCAGACCGGCTCTGGCACACAAACCAATATGAACATGAACGAGGTGTTGGCCAATCGCGCCAGCGAGATCCTCGGCGGCGAGCGCGGCATGTCACGTCTGGTGCATCCCAATGACGATGTGAATAAAAGCCAGAGCTCGAATGACGTTTTCCCGACCGCCATGCATGTGGCGGCGGTTATCGCCCTGCGTGAGAACCTGGTGCCGCAGCTCAATATTCTGAAGCAAACGCTGCAGTCGAAAGCGGAAGCCTTCAAAGACATCGTTAAAATTGGCCGTACGCACCTGCAGGACGCCACGCCGCTGACGCTGGGCCAGGAGATTTCCGGCTGGGTGGCGATGCTGGAACATAACCTGAAGCACATTGAGCAGAGCGTGCCGCATATCGCCGAGCTGGCGCTGGGCGGTACCGCCGTGGGCACCGGGCTGAATACCCATCCAGAATATGCGGTGCGCGTTGCCGAAGAGCTGGCGGCGTTGACGCGTCAACCGTTTGTTACCGCGCCGAATAAATTCGAAGCGCTGGCGACCTGCGATGCGCTGGTGCATGCGCACGGCGCGCTGAAAGGTCTGGCGGCTTCGCTGATGAAAATTGCTAACGATGTGCGCTGGCTCTCATCCGGCCCGCGTTGCGGCATCGGCGAGATCGCCATTCCGGAAAATGAACCGGGCAGTTCTATCATGCCAGGCAAAGTTAACCCGACCCAATGCGAAGCGATGACTATGCTTTGCTGCCAGGTAATGGGTAACGACGTGGCGATTAACATCGGCGGCGCATCCGGTAACTTTGAGCTGAACGTTTTCCGCCCGATGGTGATCCATAACTTCCTGCAGTCGATCCGTCTGTTGGCGGACGGTATGGATAGCTTTAATCACCATTGCGCCGTGGGCATTGAGCCGAACCGTGACCGTATTACCCAGCTGTTGAATGAATCGCTGATGCTGGTGACAGCGCTGAATACCCATATCGGCTACGATAAAGCGGCCGAAATCGCTAAAAAAGCGCACAAAGAGGGGCTGACGTTAAAAGCTTCTGCGCTGAAGCTGGGCTATCTGAGCGAAGAAGAGTTTGATGCCTGGGTTCGACCAGAAGAAATGGTCGGCAGCATGAAGCAGTAA
- the bioD gene encoding dethiobiotin synthase, translating to MLSRLFVTGTDTAVGKTVITRALMQKLAETHPAVVGYKPVAKSSQMTADGLRNKDALILHRASTLDVPYEAINPVTLLEDEISTHRGETINYARLSSGLQLLEAQADVVVVEGTGGWRSLMNDLRPLSDWVIQEQLPVVLVVGIKLGCISHALLTAQAIINDGLPLMGWVANRINPGLAHYAEIIDVLQEKIPAPLLGELPYLPRAEERELAGYIDLSALSLPQAVA from the coding sequence ATGCTGAGTCGTCTTTTCGTTACCGGTACGGATACTGCCGTCGGTAAAACAGTTATTACCCGTGCCCTGATGCAAAAGCTGGCGGAGACGCATCCGGCCGTAGTGGGGTATAAACCGGTAGCAAAAAGCAGCCAGATGACGGCGGACGGGCTGCGTAATAAAGATGCGTTGATATTGCATCGCGCCTCCACGCTTGATGTGCCTTATGAAGCGATCAATCCCGTGACGCTGCTGGAGGATGAGATCAGCACGCATCGCGGCGAAACGATTAACTACGCGCGCCTGAGCAGCGGCCTGCAGTTGTTAGAGGCGCAGGCGGACGTGGTGGTGGTTGAGGGAACCGGCGGCTGGCGTAGCCTGATGAACGATCTACGCCCGTTATCTGACTGGGTTATCCAGGAACAACTGCCGGTGGTATTGGTGGTCGGCATAAAGCTGGGCTGCATTAGCCATGCCTTACTAACCGCGCAGGCAATTATTAACGACGGCCTGCCGCTGATGGGTTGGGTAGCGAACCGAATCAATCCGGGGCTGGCGCACTACGCAGAAATTATTGACGTGCTGCAAGAGAAGATCCCGGCGCCGCTGTTAGGCGAGCTGCCTTATTTACCCCGCGCCGAAGAGCGCGAACTGGCGGGCTATATCGACCTGTCGGCGCTCTCCTTGCCGCAGGCGGTGGCCTGA
- a CDS encoding LysR family transcriptional regulator → MNIELRHLRYFIAVAEELHFGRAALRLNISQPPLSQQIQLLEQQIGARLLARTNRSVQLTAAGRQFLQDARAILLDVDQAASRAARLHQGEEGEIRIGFTSSAPFIAVVSDALFTFRQRFPQVHIQMQEMNTRQQLAPIGDGRLDLGVMRNTPLPDTLAWQLLLREPLCCVVHHAHPLASRQSVSVTALRNEPFVFFDAQSGTALYGETMALLHRYHIQPLITQEVGEAMTILGLVATGLGISILPASFRRAQLTGVVWLPLEEKDARSEMWLVWSKQREMTAVMAQMKALLLREE, encoded by the coding sequence ATGAATATCGAGCTGCGTCATTTACGCTATTTTATCGCCGTGGCAGAAGAGCTGCATTTTGGCCGCGCGGCGCTGCGGCTGAATATCTCTCAGCCGCCGTTAAGCCAGCAAATTCAGCTGCTGGAGCAGCAGATTGGCGCCCGTTTGCTGGCGCGAACGAATCGCAGCGTCCAGCTGACGGCGGCTGGACGTCAGTTTTTGCAGGATGCGCGCGCTATTTTACTGGATGTTGACCAGGCGGCCAGCCGCGCCGCACGTTTACATCAGGGAGAAGAGGGGGAAATACGCATCGGTTTCACCTCATCGGCGCCTTTTATCGCCGTCGTTTCTGACGCGCTGTTTACCTTTCGTCAACGTTTTCCGCAGGTACATATCCAGATGCAAGAGATGAACACCCGCCAACAGCTGGCGCCGATCGGTGACGGCCGGCTGGATCTTGGTGTGATGCGCAACACGCCGCTGCCCGATACGCTCGCCTGGCAACTGTTGCTGCGTGAACCGCTATGTTGCGTAGTACATCATGCGCATCCTCTGGCGAGCCGGCAAAGCGTTTCAGTGACCGCGCTACGCAATGAACCTTTTGTTTTTTTCGATGCGCAAAGCGGCACCGCGCTGTATGGCGAAACCATGGCGCTGCTGCATCGTTATCACATCCAGCCATTAATTACGCAGGAAGTGGGCGAGGCGATGACCATTCTTGGGCTGGTCGCCACCGGGTTGGGAATTTCTATTCTGCCGGCTTCTTTCCGCCGCGCGCAGCTGACCGGCGTGGTGTGGCTACCGCTGGAAGAGAAAGATGCGCGTTCGGAAATGTGGTTAGTCTGGTCAAAACAGCGGGAAATGACGGCGGTAATGGCGCAGATGAAAGCGCTGTTACTGCGCGAAGAGTAA
- the mlc gene encoding sugar metabolism global transcriptional regulator Mlc has product MIADSQPGHIDQIKQTNAGAVYRLIDQFGPISRIELSRRAQLAPASITKIVREMLEAHLVQETEYQEPGSRGRPAVGLILDTVAWHYLGVRIGNGEITLALRDLSSALVTEETRPLPVQSDTPLLNRIILEVDQFFIRHQRQLERLTAIAITLPGIIHTGKGMVHRMPFYHVADMPLGPELSAHTGLPVYIQHDVCAWTIAESLFGASRGASDVIQIVIDDNVGAGVITGGRLLHNSRSSLVEIGHTQVDAYGKQCYCGNHGCLETVASIGSILELASQRMQTSLSSILHHQALTVESLCDAALNGDPLARDIITGIGNSVGRILAIMVNLFNPEKILIGSPLNRAAEVLYPAIGASIRQQALPAYSADIHVEPTEFPNVGTMPGAALVKNALYNGELLIKLLQG; this is encoded by the coding sequence GTGATTGCGGACAGTCAACCTGGTCATATTGACCAGATCAAGCAGACAAACGCTGGGGCTGTATATCGCCTGATCGACCAATTTGGCCCGATATCGCGTATTGAGCTTTCCCGGCGGGCCCAGCTGGCGCCGGCCAGTATTACCAAAATCGTGCGTGAAATGCTGGAAGCGCATCTGGTACAGGAAACGGAGTATCAGGAGCCGGGGAGCCGTGGCCGGCCGGCGGTCGGACTGATTCTGGATACCGTTGCCTGGCACTATTTGGGGGTGCGTATCGGCAACGGTGAAATCACGCTGGCGCTGCGCGATCTTAGCAGCGCGCTGGTGACCGAAGAGACTCGCCCGCTACCGGTGCAAAGCGATACGCCACTGCTAAACCGCATTATCCTCGAAGTCGACCAGTTTTTTATCCGCCATCAGCGCCAGCTTGAGCGCCTGACCGCCATAGCCATTACTTTGCCCGGTATTATCCATACCGGTAAAGGGATGGTGCACCGCATGCCATTTTATCACGTCGCTGATATGCCGCTCGGGCCTGAGCTTTCTGCCCATACCGGCCTGCCGGTTTATATTCAGCATGATGTCTGCGCCTGGACCATCGCTGAGTCGCTGTTTGGCGCCTCACGCGGCGCCAGTGATGTTATCCAAATTGTGATTGATGATAATGTCGGCGCGGGCGTGATCACCGGCGGACGTCTGCTGCATAACAGCCGTAGCTCGCTGGTCGAGATTGGGCATACCCAGGTGGATGCGTACGGCAAGCAGTGCTATTGCGGCAATCATGGTTGTCTGGAGACGGTGGCCAGCATCGGCAGTATTCTGGAACTGGCTTCCCAGCGTATGCAAACTTCGCTCAGCTCGATTCTGCATCATCAGGCGTTAACGGTTGAATCCCTGTGTGATGCGGCGCTGAATGGCGATCCGCTGGCGCGCGATATCATTACCGGTATCGGCAACAGCGTTGGGCGTATTCTGGCCATTATGGTCAACCTGTTTAACCCGGAAAAGATCCTGATTGGCTCACCGCTTAATCGCGCCGCCGAGGTGCTTTATCCGGCGATCGGCGCATCAATCCGCCAGCAGGCGCTGCCGGCCTATAGTGCGGATATCCATGTTGAACCCACAGAATTTCCTAACGTTGGCACCATGCCTGGCGCGGCGCTGGTCAAAAACGCCCTGTACAACGGCGAACTGCTGATAAAACTGTTGCAGGGCTAA
- the manA gene encoding mannose-6-phosphate isomerase, whose protein sequence is MFKLYNTLQNYAWGSKTALTELYGIENPTQQPMAELWMGAHPKSSSVVNVDGERRSLREIIAADKSGLLGEKVAARFGELPFLFKVLCAEQPLSIQVHPGKAAAEAGFARENAAGIPLSAPERNYKDANHKPELVYALTPFLAINGFRPFAEIISLLQPVAGAHPAIAHFLQQPEEKSLAMLFSSLLALQQEEKKRALDILKATLHAQNGEPWQTIQSIAEVYPDDPGLFSPLLLNVIELQPGEAMFLFAETPHAYLRGVALEVMANSDNVLRAGLTPKHIDIAELMANVKFTPRAADTLLTEPVQHAGALDFPVPVDDFAFAIHQLNAMPVTLSQQSAAILFCIDGEARLTGQQALTLRAGESCFVAASESPVEVSGHGQLARVYNLPG, encoded by the coding sequence ATGTTTAAGCTTTACAATACACTGCAGAATTATGCATGGGGCAGTAAAACGGCATTAACCGAACTGTATGGCATTGAAAATCCGACGCAGCAGCCGATGGCCGAGCTGTGGATGGGCGCGCATCCCAAAAGTAGTTCTGTGGTCAACGTAGACGGCGAACGGCGCTCGCTACGAGAAATTATCGCGGCGGATAAGTCGGGCCTGTTAGGGGAAAAAGTGGCAGCACGTTTCGGCGAGCTGCCCTTTTTGTTTAAGGTGCTGTGCGCCGAACAACCGTTATCGATTCAGGTGCATCCCGGCAAAGCCGCCGCTGAAGCGGGATTTGCCCGTGAGAATGCAGCGGGCATACCGCTCAGCGCACCGGAACGTAATTATAAAGATGCCAACCATAAGCCTGAACTGGTCTATGCGCTGACGCCTTTCCTGGCTATTAACGGTTTCCGGCCGTTTGCTGAAATTATTTCGCTGCTGCAGCCGGTTGCCGGCGCGCATCCGGCCATTGCCCACTTCCTGCAGCAGCCAGAAGAGAAAAGCCTGGCCATGCTCTTCTCCTCGCTGCTCGCTTTACAGCAGGAAGAGAAAAAACGCGCGCTTGATATTCTTAAGGCCACCCTGCACGCGCAGAATGGTGAACCCTGGCAGACCATCCAATCTATCGCTGAAGTCTATCCCGATGACCCAGGGCTGTTCTCTCCGCTGCTGCTGAACGTTATTGAGCTACAGCCAGGCGAAGCGATGTTCTTGTTTGCTGAAACGCCGCACGCCTATCTGCGCGGCGTCGCGCTAGAGGTAATGGCTAACTCAGATAATGTGCTGCGTGCCGGGCTGACGCCGAAACATATTGATATTGCAGAGCTAATGGCCAATGTGAAATTCACGCCGCGCGCCGCGGACACCCTGCTGACCGAGCCGGTACAGCACGCAGGCGCCCTTGATTTCCCGGTGCCGGTCGATGATTTCGCTTTCGCCATCCATCAGCTAAACGCCATGCCGGTTACGCTTAGCCAGCAGAGCGCGGCGATCCTGTTCTGTATTGACGGCGAAGCCCGGCTGACGGGACAGCAGGCGCTGACGCTCAGGGCGGGCGAATCCTGTTTTGTTGCCGCCAGCGAATCGCCAGTCGAAGTGAGCGGTCATGGACAACTTGCCCGAGTTTATAACCTGCCAGGCTGA